One part of the Deltaproteobacteria bacterium genome encodes these proteins:
- the rpsK gene encoding 30S ribosomal protein S11: MATPKKKGKRKVRRSVPVGVAHIQATFNNTIITITDPDGNTLAWASAGAKGFKGSRKSTPFAATVAAEEVAKKAMDSGVNTVTVHIKGPGSGREAALRSLQASGLKVNFIRDVTPIPHNGCRPPKRRRV; the protein is encoded by the coding sequence CAACGCCGAAAAAGAAAGGCAAGAGGAAGGTCCGCCGGAGCGTGCCGGTCGGGGTGGCCCACATCCAGGCGACCTTCAACAACACGATCATCACGATCACCGATCCGGACGGGAACACCCTTGCGTGGGCGAGCGCGGGCGCAAAGGGGTTCAAGGGTTCCAGGAAAAGCACCCCGTTCGCGGCCACCGTGGCCGCCGAGGAAGTCGCGAAAAAGGCGATGGACAGCGGCGTGAACACCGTGACCGTTCACATCAAGGGTCCCGGGTCCGGCCGCGAGGCCGCGCTTCGGTCCCTGCAGGCCTCCGGGCTGAAGGTGAACTTTATCCGGGACGTGACGCCGATCCCGCACAACGGATGCCGGCCGCCGAAGCGCCGTCGCGTCTGA